A part of Leptospira congkakensis genomic DNA contains:
- the rplK gene encoding 50S ribosomal protein L11: MAAKKVVKQIKLQVEAGKANPAPPVGPALGQAGLNIMEFCKQFNERSKTQMGLKLPVVITVYSDRSFTFVTKSPPAALLVMKALGLQGGSATPHTVKVGTIKRAQLEEIAKTKMEDLNANDMDAAVNIIAGTCRSMGVNVE, encoded by the coding sequence ATGGCTGCAAAGAAAGTAGTAAAACAAATTAAACTCCAAGTGGAAGCAGGGAAAGCAAACCCAGCTCCTCCAGTAGGTCCCGCTCTTGGTCAAGCCGGACTCAATATCATGGAATTCTGTAAACAGTTCAATGAGAGATCCAAAACTCAAATGGGACTCAAACTCCCAGTAGTAATCACTGTTTATTCTGACAGAAGTTTTACATTCGTAACTAAATCTCCTCCAGCAGCTCTTCTTGTCATGAAGGCGCTTGGCTTACAAGGTGGATCTGCCACTCCACACACTGTAAAAGTGGGAACTATCAAACGAGCTCAACTAGAAGAAATTGCAAAAACTAAGATGGAAGACCTAAACGCGAACGATATGGATGCAGCAGTGAACATCATTGCTGGAACTTGTCGTTCCATGGGTGTAAACGTCGAGTAA
- the nusG gene encoding transcription termination/antitermination protein NusG, with product MVLGIRNIGREVGDSLDKKWYVLQTYSGHENKVKTNIEKMVQQQKLEDQIFAVKIPSMEVAEMKNGKKKVTKKKLMPGYVLVEMNMTDDLRFKIQNLPSVSTFVGGKGKGPEPLSLDEIKNLFSDVGSVESEEVSRPRFLFKVGETLKIIDGPFANFTGLVDEIFPDKGRLRVRVEIFGRSTPVELDYLQVKSEQ from the coding sequence ATGGTTCTGGGCATTAGGAACATAGGTAGGGAAGTGGGCGATTCTTTAGATAAAAAATGGTATGTGCTTCAAACTTATTCCGGTCACGAGAATAAGGTGAAGACAAACATTGAAAAGATGGTCCAACAACAAAAGCTGGAAGACCAAATCTTCGCGGTAAAAATTCCTTCAATGGAAGTTGCCGAAATGAAAAACGGCAAAAAGAAGGTCACAAAGAAAAAACTCATGCCGGGTTATGTTCTCGTTGAGATGAACATGACCGATGACCTTCGATTTAAAATCCAGAACTTACCTTCTGTGTCTACGTTTGTAGGCGGAAAAGGAAAAGGTCCGGAGCCACTTTCACTGGATGAGATCAAAAATCTCTTCAGCGATGTGGGAAGTGTGGAATCGGAAGAAGTTTCGAGACCTCGTTTCCTATTCAAAGTGGGCGAAACATTGAAAATTATAGATGGTCCGTTTGCTAATTTCACAGGTCTTGTGGATGAAATTTTCCCTGATAAGGGAAGACTCCGCGTTCGTGTAGAAATTTTCGGAAGATCCACTCCTGTGGAGTTGGATTACCTCCAAGTAAAATCGGAACAATAG
- a CDS encoding SDR family NAD(P)-dependent oxidoreductase, giving the protein MELKGANILVTGSAGGLGKAMAYRLGKTGANIILSDIQKDKLDETVALFQKEGIKTTGIVANVAKEEDSIRLIEEAAAFQGSLDVAILNAGILRDGLLIRVDKETGKVKGKMGIDQWQSVIDVNLTGVFLTAREAAAKMVEQKKGVIIPIASIAMHGNSGQTNYSAAKAGVAAMTVTWSKELAKFGIRVAGIAPGFIGTEMVLKDMNPEALEKWKSIIPVGRLGEPDEIASTAEFIISNDLVTGVVLEISGGVRI; this is encoded by the coding sequence ATGGAATTAAAAGGTGCAAACATTCTCGTCACCGGATCTGCCGGTGGCCTCGGAAAAGCAATGGCTTACCGTTTGGGTAAGACAGGTGCCAATATCATTCTCTCAGACATCCAAAAAGACAAATTGGACGAAACCGTAGCTCTCTTTCAAAAAGAAGGAATCAAAACAACTGGCATTGTTGCTAATGTTGCCAAAGAAGAAGACAGCATCCGTCTCATCGAAGAAGCAGCAGCTTTCCAAGGGAGTTTGGACGTGGCCATTTTGAACGCAGGAATCCTACGTGATGGTCTCCTCATTCGTGTGGACAAAGAAACGGGCAAAGTAAAAGGCAAAATGGGAATCGACCAGTGGCAATCGGTCATTGACGTAAACTTAACGGGTGTGTTTCTTACCGCACGCGAAGCAGCAGCAAAGATGGTGGAACAAAAGAAGGGAGTGATCATCCCCATTGCCTCCATCGCTATGCATGGGAATTCAGGCCAAACGAATTATAGCGCTGCAAAAGCCGGTGTTGCGGCAATGACTGTGACTTGGTCAAAGGAACTTGCTAAGTTTGGAATCCGGGTAGCAGGGATTGCACCTGGGTTTATTGGAACGGAAATGGTTCTAAAAGACATGAATCCGGAAGCATTAGAAAAATGGAAATCCATCATCCCCGTGGGAAGGCTTGGAGAACCAGATGAAATTGCATCTACCGCTGAGTTTATTATTTCTAATGATTTGGTGACAGGAGTCGTGCTAGAAATTTCCGGTGGAGTTCGAATCTAA
- a CDS encoding histidine kinase has product MAKPFIELETKIPDLVKAKSKIVVRSSRMNRQLEQYVLGLITNILSEVGQSQFVEMLYTISKELTINGIKANQKRVFFEDEGLDITDESDYLQGIKEYSKKFSEKMADEYGKRCLARGVYVQIKFHYCLDGLLVEVTNNTPVIKTEEARMREKMKKSMGYNDIAEFYMDNMDNTEGAGLGIALIMILLKNEGVDPNLFRIITHGDRTVARVEIPFNDNYVSFRSAELAEI; this is encoded by the coding sequence GTGGCGAAACCCTTTATAGAATTAGAAACAAAAATCCCCGATTTGGTAAAGGCAAAATCCAAAATTGTCGTAAGATCCTCAAGGATGAATCGCCAACTGGAACAATATGTTTTAGGACTCATCACAAATATCCTTTCTGAAGTGGGACAATCTCAATTTGTGGAGATGCTTTATACAATCTCCAAAGAACTTACCATCAACGGGATCAAAGCCAATCAAAAACGTGTGTTTTTTGAAGACGAAGGTTTGGACATCACCGACGAAAGTGACTACCTCCAAGGGATCAAAGAGTATTCTAAAAAGTTTTCAGAAAAAATGGCTGATGAATATGGAAAACGTTGCCTTGCTCGTGGGGTTTACGTGCAAATCAAATTCCATTACTGCCTAGACGGACTTTTGGTAGAAGTGACAAACAACACGCCTGTCATCAAAACCGAAGAAGCTCGGATGCGAGAAAAAATGAAGAAGTCCATGGGATACAATGACATTGCTGAATTCTATATGGACAATATGGACAATACTGAAGGTGCAGGACTTGGAATCGCTCTCATTATGATCCTACTCAAAAACGAAGGGGTCGACCCTAACCTATTTCGCATCATCACTCATGGAGACCGCACCGTAGCTCGGGTGGAAATTCCATTTAACGACAATTATGTTTCGTTTCGTAGTGCAGAACTAGCAGAAATTTAA
- the secE gene encoding preprotein translocase subunit SecE: MKATSFIQECKAELEKVHWPTRQEVVSSTVVVLVTVFIFSLFLSASDFVFLKLLKWFWALGT; encoded by the coding sequence ATGAAAGCTACGAGTTTCATTCAGGAATGTAAAGCAGAACTTGAAAAAGTACATTGGCCTACGCGCCAAGAAGTTGTGAGTTCTACCGTTGTAGTCCTAGTTACAGTATTTATCTTTTCCCTATTTTTATCAGCTTCGGATTTTGTATTCCTTAAGTTGTTAAAATGGTTCTGGGCATTAGGAACATAG
- the rfaD gene encoding ADP-glyceromanno-heptose 6-epimerase: protein MAKKLTLVTGGAGLIGSQIIEDLNHNGNTDILVVDHLGTTEKWKNLQRNFFKDYYEKDQFESFLDSGSSLLNEISEIYHLGACSATTEKDASYLMHNNFHYTKKLAEFAVAKNIPFLYASSAATYGEGEFGYNDNAPIENLKPLNMYGYSKQLFDLYAKKVGIADKLVGLKYFNVFGYGEAHKGEMRSLVLKGYEQIRETGKLKLFKSYKPEYKDGEQKRDFLYVKDASKISIYLLSERKYGLYNVGRGVAETWNDLANALFASMDKPVNIEYVEMPESLKGKYQYYTCAEMEKIQKTGYPFGYTNLRDAVAEYIRFLLAETK from the coding sequence ATGGCAAAAAAACTCACTCTCGTCACTGGAGGCGCAGGCCTCATTGGTTCTCAAATCATCGAAGACTTAAATCACAATGGTAATACCGATATTTTGGTAGTGGATCATTTGGGGACAACGGAGAAATGGAAAAACCTCCAAAGGAATTTTTTTAAGGACTATTATGAGAAAGATCAATTTGAATCTTTTCTCGATTCTGGAAGTTCCCTCTTAAATGAAATTTCTGAAATTTACCATTTGGGTGCTTGTTCTGCTACAACAGAAAAAGACGCCAGTTATCTAATGCACAATAACTTCCATTATACGAAGAAGTTGGCTGAGTTTGCCGTCGCAAAAAACATTCCTTTTCTTTATGCTTCCAGTGCCGCAACCTATGGGGAAGGTGAATTTGGGTACAATGACAATGCCCCAATCGAAAATCTCAAACCCCTAAATATGTATGGGTATTCCAAACAACTGTTCGATCTATATGCCAAAAAGGTAGGGATCGCCGACAAACTCGTTGGACTCAAATACTTCAATGTTTTTGGGTATGGGGAAGCTCATAAGGGAGAAATGCGGAGCCTAGTTTTAAAAGGTTACGAACAAATCAGAGAAACAGGAAAATTAAAATTATTCAAGTCTTACAAACCGGAATACAAAGACGGCGAACAGAAAAGAGATTTCCTCTATGTAAAAGACGCGAGCAAAATCAGTATCTATCTACTTTCTGAACGAAAGTACGGATTGTACAATGTAGGGCGAGGGGTTGCTGAAACCTGGAACGATTTAGCGAACGCTCTGTTCGCATCTATGGACAAACCAGTCAATATTGAATACGTGGAAATGCCCGAATCTTTAAAGGGAAAATACCAATACTATACCTGTGCGGAAATGGAAAAGATCCAAAAAACAGGATATCCCTTTGGTTACACGAACCTCAGGGATGCAGTGGCAGAATACATTCGTTTTCTATTAGCAGAAACGAAGTAA
- a CDS encoding ArsR/SmtB family transcription factor, whose protein sequence is MKIKTELTKQQLEQAIKGIQGIAHPIRLLILYTLAKEEKTVGQLVELLGTSQSAASQHLSKMKNNGILESRKSSNQVFYSLKDPKFKDLIQTIVKVYKK, encoded by the coding sequence ATGAAAATAAAAACAGAACTCACAAAACAACAATTGGAACAAGCGATTAAAGGGATCCAAGGGATCGCCCACCCTATCCGTTTATTGATTCTTTATACCCTGGCTAAAGAAGAAAAAACGGTAGGTCAGCTTGTTGAATTGTTAGGAACTAGCCAATCGGCTGCATCCCAACACCTAAGTAAGATGAAAAACAACGGGATATTAGAGTCTCGTAAATCATCTAACCAAGTTTTCTATAGTTTGAAAGATCCTAAATTCAAGGATCTGATCCAAACTATCGTAAAAGTGTATAAAAAATAA